A genomic stretch from Oleomonas cavernae includes:
- a CDS encoding helix-turn-helix domain-containing protein — MNPADKALWYIESHLGQALTLDEIAGVAAVSRFHLVRAFAAATGLPVMRYVRARRLSEAAKSLAQGAPDILAVALEAEYASHEAFTRAFRDQFGLPPETVRAQARVDQLSLQEAVIMDSTLADTLIPRVSSWGRRC; from the coding sequence ATGAACCCGGCCGACAAGGCGCTTTGGTACATTGAAAGCCATCTTGGCCAGGCCTTGACCCTGGACGAGATTGCCGGGGTTGCGGCCGTCTCGCGGTTCCACCTGGTCCGGGCCTTTGCCGCGGCGACCGGCTTGCCGGTGATGCGCTATGTCCGGGCCAGGCGGTTGAGCGAGGCGGCCAAGAGCCTGGCCCAGGGCGCGCCCGACATCCTGGCCGTGGCGCTGGAGGCCGAATACGCCTCGCACGAAGCCTTCACGCGGGCCTTCCGCGACCAGTTCGGGCTGCCGCCCGAGACGGTGCGCGCGCAAGCCCGCGTCGACCAACTCTCCCTTCAGGAGGCTGTCATCATGGACTCGACCCTTGCCGATACCCTTATCCCCCGCGTTTCGTCATGGGGGCGCCGCTGCTGA
- a CDS encoding 2OG-Fe(II) oxygenase gives MALHTLCSRVAACDWAGLAATLDGQGWARIEGLLGPRDCAELVALYESGRFRSQVIMARHGYGRGEYKYLAYPLPEPVAALRTALYPHLAPIANRWNQMMDIETRYPPAHAAYLERCHEAGQVRPTPLLLRYGPGDYNCLHQDLYGEQVFPLQVAILLSRPGEDFTGGEFVLTEQRPRMQSRPHVVPLAQGDGVIFAVHHRPVQGSRGPYRVNLRHGVAALRSGHRHTLGVIFHDAS, from the coding sequence ATGGCGCTGCACACGCTCTGCTCCCGCGTCGCGGCCTGCGACTGGGCCGGCCTGGCCGCCACGCTCGACGGCCAGGGCTGGGCCCGGATCGAAGGCCTGCTGGGCCCGCGCGACTGTGCAGAGCTGGTGGCGCTCTACGAGAGCGGCCGCTTCCGCTCGCAGGTGATCATGGCCCGCCACGGCTATGGCCGGGGCGAGTACAAGTACCTCGCCTATCCGCTGCCCGAGCCGGTGGCCGCCCTGCGCACCGCGCTCTACCCGCACCTCGCCCCCATCGCCAACCGCTGGAACCAGATGATGGACATCGAGACCCGCTATCCGCCCGCCCATGCCGCCTACCTGGAACGCTGCCACGAGGCGGGCCAGGTGCGGCCCACGCCGCTGCTGCTGCGCTATGGTCCGGGCGACTACAATTGCCTGCACCAGGATCTCTATGGCGAGCAGGTCTTTCCGCTGCAGGTGGCGATCCTGCTGTCCCGCCCAGGGGAGGATTTCACCGGCGGCGAATTCGTCTTGACCGAACAGCGCCCGCGCATGCAGTCGCGGCCCCATGTGGTGCCGCTGGCCCAGGGCGACGGGGTGATCTTCGCCGTCCATCACCGCCCGGTGCAGGGCAGCCGCGGCCCCTACCGCGTCAACCTGCGCCATGGCGTTGCCGCCCTGCGTTCGGGCCATCGCCACACGCTGGGCGTCATCTTCCACGACGCGTCATGA
- the alkB gene encoding DNA oxidative demethylase AlkB, with protein sequence MTPDLFPETVGDLALGDGAMVLRGFALAIDADLLAAIDQVTAAAPFRHLVTPGGLRMSVAMTNCGTVGWVSDRRGYRYDPVDPDSGRPWPAMPALFAGLAARAAQAAGYAGFAPDACLINRYAPGTRLTLHQDRDERDYMAPIVSVSLGLPATFLFGGGERRDRPRRVPLAHGDVVVWGGPTRLAFHGVAPLAEGLHPLTGRLRLNLTFRRAR encoded by the coding sequence ATGACCCCGGACCTGTTTCCCGAGACTGTCGGCGACCTGGCCCTGGGCGACGGGGCCATGGTGCTGCGCGGCTTCGCGCTGGCGATCGACGCGGACCTGCTGGCGGCCATCGATCAGGTGACGGCGGCCGCACCGTTCCGCCACCTGGTGACGCCGGGCGGCTTGCGCATGTCGGTCGCCATGACCAATTGCGGCACCGTCGGCTGGGTTTCCGACCGTCGCGGCTATCGCTACGACCCGGTCGATCCCGACAGCGGCCGGCCCTGGCCCGCCATGCCCGCGCTGTTCGCGGGTCTCGCCGCCCGCGCGGCCCAGGCGGCTGGCTACGCCGGCTTTGCCCCCGATGCCTGCCTGATCAACCGCTACGCGCCCGGCACCCGCCTCACCCTGCACCAGGACCGCGACGAGCGCGATTACATGGCCCCTATCGTCTCGGTCTCGCTGGGCCTGCCCGCCACCTTCCTGTTCGGCGGGGGCGAGCGCCGCGACCGGCCGCGCAGGGTCCCGCTTGCCCACGGCGATGTCGTGGTCTGGGGCGGGCCGACCCGCCTCGCCTTCCACGGCGTCGCGCCCCTGGCCGAGGGCCTGCACCCGTTGACCGGCCGCCTGCGCCTGAACCTCACCTTCCGCCGGGCGCGCTAG
- a CDS encoding GyrI-like domain-containing protein, protein MGAPLLIAGLGERYGCDSAAGIPGLWQRFNAHDGTIPGQVGPVAYGVCYNSDDAGNFDYIAGIEVSDFSGLPGEFARLRLPEQRYAVFTHGEHISTIRRTMATIWNQWLPQSGHRAADAPMFERYGPSFNGTTGEGGFEIWIPIKG, encoded by the coding sequence ATGGGGGCGCCGCTGCTGATCGCCGGCCTGGGCGAACGCTATGGCTGTGACAGCGCCGCCGGCATCCCCGGCCTGTGGCAGCGCTTCAATGCCCACGACGGCACCATCCCGGGCCAGGTCGGCCCGGTCGCCTACGGCGTCTGCTACAACAGCGACGATGCCGGCAACTTCGACTATATCGCCGGGATCGAGGTGAGCGACTTCTCGGGCCTGCCCGGTGAATTCGCCCGCCTGCGCCTCCCTGAACAGCGCTATGCCGTGTTCACCCATGGCGAGCATATCTCGACCATCCGCCGGACCATGGCCACGATCTGGAACCAGTGGCTTCCCCAATCGGGCCACCGCGCGGCCGATGCACCGATGTTCGAGCGCTATGGCCCATCCTTCAACGGCACGACCGGCGAGGGCGGCTTCGAGATCTGGATTCCGATCAAGGGCTGA
- a CDS encoding DUF1295 domain-containing protein: MAAKPAENMSIIVAYIACIAAGGAVLYATRLPAPWDALLADIVATLVIFAFSKAYRNSSTYDPYWSVIPPLLALYWYATGAGADPVRAMCVTLLVWLWAIRLTANWATHWGGLRHEDWRYPLVRQRAGKAAFWADLAGIHLYPTLQVFLGCLPIYAVMSHGDRPLGALDLMAFAVTLGAIAIETIADRQLHRFTATRQPGAFIQSGLWGWSRHPNYFGEMSFWWGLMLFGLAAAPQEWPWIVPGALTISAMFTFASIPLMDRRSLERRPGFDAYMRRVSAIVPLPPRRRG; encoded by the coding sequence ATGGCGGCAAAGCCGGCCGAGAACATGTCGATCATCGTCGCCTACATCGCCTGCATCGCCGCGGGCGGCGCCGTGCTCTATGCCACCCGCCTCCCGGCACCCTGGGATGCGCTGCTGGCAGATATCGTCGCCACCCTGGTGATCTTCGCCTTCAGCAAGGCCTACAGGAACTCCAGCACCTACGATCCTTATTGGAGCGTGATTCCACCCCTGCTGGCGCTCTACTGGTACGCCACGGGCGCGGGCGCCGATCCGGTGCGGGCAATGTGCGTCACCTTGCTGGTGTGGCTGTGGGCGATCCGGCTCACCGCGAATTGGGCGACGCACTGGGGCGGGCTGCGGCACGAGGACTGGCGCTACCCGCTGGTGCGGCAGCGGGCAGGGAAGGCCGCATTCTGGGCCGACCTGGCAGGCATCCACCTCTACCCGACCTTGCAGGTCTTCCTGGGCTGCCTGCCGATCTATGCCGTCATGAGCCATGGCGACAGGCCGCTGGGCGCGCTCGACCTGATGGCCTTCGCCGTGACCCTGGGTGCCATCGCCATCGAGACGATTGCCGACCGGCAGCTTCATCGCTTCACCGCCACCCGCCAGCCCGGGGCATTCATCCAAAGCGGCTTGTGGGGCTGGTCGCGGCACCCCAACTACTTCGGCGAGATGAGCTTCTGGTGGGGCCTGATGCTGTTCGGCCTGGCCGCGGCGCCCCAGGAATGGCCCTGGATCGTGCCGGGTGCCCTGACCATCTCGGCGATGTTCACCTTCGCCAGCATTCCCTTGATGGACCGGCGCAGCCTGGAGCGCCGGCCGGGCTTCGATGCGTACATGCGGCGGGTCTCCGCCATCGTGCCCCTGCCGCCCAGGCGCCGGGGCTAG